The genomic interval GATGTGTCAatactgcatttattaataatatGCACATATAGTTTAGTTTTGGGCTTGTAATGGTCCCATATCTGagcataaaaatgatatattacaaTCATCAACATAGTTATTTTATTAGCATGTTGTATTCATGCTTTTCAccttttttacatttatacacGCAAAAGTTCTAGATTCTAGAATGTGTAATATTCAAGAACTTTAATCAGCGATTCACTATTCAAGAACTATACATAAACATTAAAACACCTTAAGTTTGAGGATAGTTAAGACTTAAAGATATCTGAATGTTTCAGACCTCAATGCCTTAATAGCCTAAACAGGAAAAAGTGTATTACAGTTTGCTTTCGTGTTGGATCAATACATTACGGTATACTAGCTTTTCGTTTCTGCATAAACACTGAAAAGCATTGCTGTTCaagtattataaattatttattatttagaaTTAAATAATGTCAATAATACAGGTTTTCCAATGGAATGGGCAAAATATGATACTCATAGTAAACTGTAGCGAAATTCAGCGTGTCCAGAAACAATGCTTTTAAGGATCATAGTCCTAGAAAAACGTCTGAATAAGTTATTATAACATTTAGTATCATATAAATGAGGGAAGATTTTCGACAAAAACacaatattaaaatactttttcttcTTATCATTTAAACCCCAGTATAAAACTATCATTCACTGTCATTTAAAGCAGTTAGTTCATCACTTGTTGTGCGCGGTCCATATGTGTCTTTTATTGTTGTTAATGTAGTTAGTTCTCTATCTATATTCGAGGAATCCTCAGTGCCAAAAAgacactttttaaatattttcaaaagaagtGTTCTAAATTTTCTTCCAACCGCAgtataaataacaaaattcacGGACGAATTCAACACAAATAGCGTATTACTCACACAGGTCCATTTCATTAAAAAGTTTGCGTCCAGAAAATGAAATTGTGCCACTAATCCTGGAGTCTGACAAATAATAAATACCACAACAATTATCACTAGGACAATACTTAAATTAAACTCtgtgttttctttattgtttgttacGCTTCTTCTTCTACGCATGCGCGTCAATTCTGTAATAAGCAGAGTGTTTAAAACTCCTAAAATTAGAAGAGGAATAACATAAATAAGAATTGTGTACAGCCATTCGCTATAAACAGTTGTATAAAATTTGGTTTTGCCAAAATCTGTAGTTATGATCATGTAACAACGGTCACCACATGTAGTAAATCCTGTAGCGAAACATCTCGGAATGTTATAAACAGCCGAAAACAGTGTTGTGACACCAATTATAATATAAGCATTGCGTCTGTTACATAGATTTATAGATTTGAACGGAAAACAAATTGCGATATACCGTTCCGCGGACACGGCAACAGTTGTCCAAACATTTAACGTCTGAAGTGCCATAACAAAGTAATTTATTGGTGTAAAAATATGCGGGTAAATCACATCATTGAATAACAATTCTTTAGAATCCAGCTGTGTAATGGAAATCACTGATACTCCCATGATTGCACAAACAATTATTCCAGTATCCGTTATTAGTAACGTTCTCAAGAAAAAGACTGTTGTAGATCTCATCTCTCGTCGGAATAAAACAATCCCAGTCAAAATATTCCCTACGATTCCAATAATGCCGATGATTGGTATAATGACGCCCCAGAATATAAACATAAGCTGTAACAAACTTTCGAACCCATCATCTTGAATGTTATCATCTCCGTAGGTCAGATTGACCTTAAAGTTCAGTTCCTTTACTTTCATTGTTAGTGTCAGGTCAATGCGCCATATATCCGACTTACCTCCTGAAGTGAAAAACAGAGCATACATTAAGTTGGATCCATgataaaatattcagtatttaaaaagtttatgttggAGAATGTGTCATAAAAAAGTAGTGGAATTTTTTTGAGAATAAATTTTTGACTTTATGTTCCCGTTATATCAACAAAATCACTTTAGTAACAATGCCATTTAAAAGCTAAAGAAGCAGTACAATCATCATCGCAGAGTGcataatatttgtgtcaaaaagTTCGTATGCTATCCTAATTCCGAAAACAGATGCTGATATAAAGAAAGCAATGCAATGGATACAATCATTTTCGAGAATATCGTAAActttaattctttaaaattttgcgCACAGTTATCAAAACTTACACATATTCATTTTTATCTTGGTTAATCTCAATGAACctttgatattttcagtaaatgCTAACAGCGTTCTGTAAACAACAACAAACTACTCTAATTTTGTCTTTACGAAACACAAAATGTCAATGCTGAttcagaaatgtaaacaaatagcggtatgaaataaaatgttgcacATTGTGATAGAATTGCATTGCATTGAAAAATTCACATTGTTAGCTGTATCAAACAATCGTACGAGAGTACTTGACACGCAAATATGCATTAATCAAGTGCGATGTAATATGAGAAGAAAATTGCATTTGATTCTTGCAACATTTGTTGAAGTTACTCATATCATACTCTCTCTTAaaagttattattctttttttttcatgttgcaGTATTCGTTTCTATAACAGCATGTTCGTCATTAATGACACAAGAGATTTATGTCTTGCATTACTTAATA from Mercenaria mercenaria strain notata chromosome 2, MADL_Memer_1, whole genome shotgun sequence carries:
- the LOC123564616 gene encoding FMRFamide receptor-like; protein product: MKVKELNFKVNLTYGDDNIQDDGFESLLQLMFIFWGVIIPIIGIIGIVGNILTGIVLFRREMRSTTVFFLRTLLITDTGIIVCAIMGVSVISITQLDSKELLFNDVIYPHIFTPINYFVMALQTLNVWTTVAVSAERYIAICFPFKSINLCNRRNAYIIIGVTTLFSAVYNIPRCFATGFTTCGDRCYMIITTDFGKTKFYTTVYSEWLYTILIYVIPLLILGVLNTLLITELTRMRRRRSVTNNKENTEFNLSIVLVIIVVVFIICQTPGLVAQFHFLDANFLMKWTCVSNTLFVLNSSVNFVIYTAVGRKFRTLLLKIFKKCLFGTEDSSNIDRELTTLTTIKDTYGPRTTSDELTALNDSE